One Edaphobacter flagellatus genomic region harbors:
- a CDS encoding SCO family protein, translated as MSRNSVLPVPVLAFALSCLAFTGCHSSGLSNSAKTYPEKTFPVKGRVVSTDATHVTLDHEAVPGFMEAMTMPYKLKDPSIVSELHPGDRITARIIVQQDDAGFRDPELDNIVVIAQARPDYKPAVQYHVPQVGDPVPDFKLLNQSGRTIHLEQFKGKVLVATFIYTRCPLADYCPRMSRNFADIDKSLAADSALYTKTHLLSISFDPAYDKPGVLRSYGGAYTGKYTKETFDHWDFAAPSEKDLPQVTQYFGVGVTTGENKTLNHSLSTVVIGKDGKIAAWFPTNDWKPADVLAAIQKAAAA; from the coding sequence GTGTCTCGTAATTCTGTATTGCCTGTTCCTGTCCTTGCGTTTGCTCTCTCATGCCTGGCTTTCACGGGCTGCCACAGCAGCGGATTGTCGAACTCTGCAAAGACATATCCGGAGAAGACCTTTCCCGTGAAGGGAAGAGTCGTCAGCACCGATGCCACGCATGTGACGCTCGACCATGAAGCCGTGCCCGGCTTTATGGAAGCGATGACGATGCCTTACAAGTTGAAGGACCCATCCATCGTCAGCGAACTGCATCCGGGAGACCGCATTACCGCACGCATCATCGTGCAACAGGACGATGCAGGTTTTCGCGACCCGGAGCTGGACAATATCGTCGTCATTGCTCAGGCGCGTCCCGACTATAAACCCGCAGTCCAGTATCACGTTCCACAGGTTGGCGATCCTGTACCCGATTTCAAGCTCCTGAATCAGAGCGGCCGAACAATTCATCTGGAGCAGTTCAAGGGTAAGGTGCTTGTTGCAACCTTTATCTATACGCGTTGTCCGTTAGCCGATTACTGTCCTCGCATGAGCCGGAACTTCGCAGATATTGACAAGTCTCTCGCGGCGGATTCTGCCCTCTACACAAAGACGCATCTGCTTAGCATCAGTTTTGATCCTGCCTATGATAAGCCGGGGGTACTGCGCAGTTACGGTGGAGCATATACAGGCAAATATACGAAGGAAACCTTCGATCACTGGGACTTCGCTGCTCCCTCAGAGAAGGACCTGCCGCAGGTGACGCAGTACTTTGGTGTCGGCGTTACGACAGGCGAAAATAAGACACTCAACCATTCGCTGTCGACCGTTGTCATTGGCAAGGATGGAAAGATTGCAGCATGGTTCCCAACGAACGACTGGAAGCCAGCCGATGTTCTGGCTGCGATTCAGAAGGCTGCGGCAGCGTAA
- a CDS encoding CBS domain-containing protein produces the protein MSELTTTVGTILNRKERHIWTTAPETSVYDCMKMMADKEIGALLVMRGDELAGVISERDYARKVILQGRSSRDTAVSEIMSSPAICVSREHTIGDCMHIMTKNRIRHLPVHDRDKVVGVISIGDLVNWIITEQEETIRHLEAYICSQ, from the coding sequence ATGAGCGAACTGACAACGACAGTCGGCACGATTCTAAACAGAAAAGAACGCCATATCTGGACAACGGCTCCTGAAACATCCGTTTACGATTGTATGAAGATGATGGCGGACAAAGAGATCGGTGCCCTGCTGGTGATGCGTGGCGACGAACTAGCAGGCGTCATCTCGGAGAGAGACTACGCACGCAAAGTTATCCTACAGGGACGATCATCGCGGGACACAGCCGTCTCGGAAATCATGAGCAGCCCCGCCATCTGCGTCTCCCGCGAGCACACGATAGGCGATTGCATGCACATTATGACCAAGAACCGCATACGGCATCTCCCTGTCCACGATCGCGATAAGGTGGTCGGCGTCATTTCCATTGGAGACCTGGTGAACTGGATCATCACCGAGCAGGAAGAAACGATCCGTCACCTGGAAGCCTACATCTGTAGCCAATGA
- a CDS encoding UvrD-helicase domain-containing protein, whose amino-acid sequence MTKRRSIQGMGELFVFGKEETVSEQKSSSTPDGEERTRALETTRSWIVEAPAGSGKTGLLIQRYLKLLGQPEVEQPEQVLAITFTIKAAGEIRERIVQWLERAANEPVPTAGDFEVTTYQLAAAALKRDQQLTWGILRHPRRLNIRTIDSVCSEITRSLPVLSGSSGLKPVENASTLHRLAAERTMMQLGSQDHRLNEALTLVLLHRDGNLLQCRDLLAEMLAVRDQWGRLIPLDRDNLEDSVLDAEVLPQLEASLSRPICAELARLQHLFPAHMLDELSGLAAEMGYRDGYDGLASPIAVCAGRSNSPKATADALEHWKALAHLLVKKSGGWRSGFNRNHVGFDIDRKQVGRLKEIVSSLQSDATLLAALEDTIALPPAKYPVEQWKVAKALFRILHHALAELQLVFAERGECDFTELGLLARSALNHNSGVVDIAAGAKLQHLLVDEMQDTSTSQYELIQLLTEGWDGRSQTVFLVGDPKQSIYLFRQARVERFIRTMMDNHIGDLTLDPLKLTANFRSQPELVHSFNSAFSKLFPSEIQMDRPEEAPYVAAHAIREHQTMAASSTVWHPQVVTSGLSTDERRIYRRRLARSEAQTVRSIIEQWRARPLPNGRTEPWKIAVLVRNRSHLTHIVSALKQDTGSGPLPFRAIDIEPLGERPEVLDLYALTRALLHPADRVAWLSLLRAPWCGLELAQLHLLCGADDAAWSESTVPQLIIERGHELNEGSIMLLQRIWPVLVSALRQRSRIPLSELVERTWRSLGGDTYLVSEEKDNARQYFALLDELEQQNAVIDLALLKQRLNRLYAAASSSREAVDLLTIHGSKGLEWDVVLLPGIEKTNRSNRGRLLIWDEFNSPDEQGSQIILAPIVGKGRDSEALNEWLKRIHRRREAAECKRLFYVACTRAREELHLFAAPERRSDQSIQLKPGSLLEAAWPAAEEHFVDSNISSKPLIAPIFTLQEIPSDLILPSLAAEGEEYRRQTLLRLPLNLPLPSLPQITKQPQIDRGAPLIRFERPEGSFESRACGNVIHAFIELLAQRLLLGTSEEALHAEITTWQPRILTLLRNYGLSSATAARLAAQAQHALKATLEDEHGLWILGPRHMAASEYALMTADENHAGMRFDRIFYAGDAPLSEGDDFLWIVDFKTTPYTRSALDGFLERERDKYAPQMAAYASAMQNIRKGSGLRLGLYYPMLSKFIWWEHATK is encoded by the coding sequence ATGACGAAGCGGCGATCGATACAGGGAATGGGTGAGCTTTTCGTCTTTGGCAAAGAGGAGACCGTTTCCGAACAGAAGTCATCCTCCACACCGGATGGTGAAGAACGAACTCGGGCTCTTGAAACAACACGATCATGGATTGTCGAGGCTCCGGCGGGCTCAGGCAAAACCGGACTCCTGATACAGCGTTACCTCAAACTTCTGGGCCAGCCCGAAGTAGAGCAGCCCGAACAAGTGCTTGCCATTACCTTCACCATTAAAGCGGCCGGCGAGATCCGGGAGCGTATCGTTCAATGGCTTGAACGAGCAGCCAATGAGCCCGTTCCCACTGCAGGCGATTTTGAAGTAACAACCTACCAGCTAGCCGCAGCTGCGCTAAAGCGCGACCAACAACTTACCTGGGGTATCTTGAGACATCCCAGGCGACTTAATATCCGCACCATCGATTCCGTCTGCTCGGAGATCACGCGCAGCCTTCCTGTCCTGTCTGGTAGTAGCGGACTCAAACCCGTAGAAAACGCCTCTACGTTGCATCGCCTTGCTGCAGAGAGGACGATGATGCAGCTTGGTAGCCAAGACCACAGGCTCAACGAAGCATTGACGCTCGTCTTGCTGCATCGCGATGGGAATCTTTTACAGTGCAGAGATCTGCTTGCCGAGATGCTTGCGGTTCGAGATCAGTGGGGCAGATTAATTCCGCTGGACAGGGACAACCTGGAAGATTCCGTTCTAGATGCCGAGGTCTTGCCACAATTGGAAGCCTCTCTGTCCAGACCAATCTGCGCCGAGCTTGCGCGCCTGCAACATCTGTTCCCTGCGCACATGCTCGATGAACTCTCAGGACTTGCAGCCGAAATGGGATATCGGGACGGCTATGATGGATTAGCTTCGCCCATCGCTGTCTGCGCGGGAAGATCAAACTCTCCAAAAGCTACTGCAGATGCGCTGGAGCATTGGAAGGCACTCGCTCACCTTTTGGTTAAAAAGAGTGGCGGTTGGCGATCAGGATTCAACCGAAATCATGTTGGATTCGACATCGATCGGAAACAAGTCGGACGTTTGAAAGAGATCGTTTCATCCTTGCAAAGCGATGCCACACTGCTGGCTGCATTAGAAGACACGATAGCTCTTCCTCCAGCAAAATACCCCGTTGAACAATGGAAGGTGGCGAAAGCTCTGTTCCGGATTCTGCACCATGCTCTCGCGGAGCTTCAACTTGTTTTTGCAGAGCGTGGCGAGTGCGACTTTACGGAACTTGGCCTGCTGGCGCGATCCGCGCTCAACCACAACAGCGGAGTGGTCGATATTGCAGCAGGAGCAAAGTTGCAGCATTTGCTTGTCGATGAAATGCAGGATACGTCTACAAGCCAGTACGAGTTGATACAGCTTCTTACCGAAGGCTGGGATGGACGTAGTCAAACAGTCTTTTTAGTAGGCGATCCAAAGCAATCCATCTATTTATTCCGACAGGCCCGCGTAGAGCGTTTTATCCGCACGATGATGGATAACCACATCGGTGATCTGACACTAGACCCGCTGAAGCTTACAGCAAACTTTCGTTCACAGCCAGAGTTAGTGCATTCGTTCAATTCCGCGTTTTCCAAGCTGTTTCCCAGCGAAATACAAATGGATCGCCCCGAAGAAGCCCCCTACGTCGCTGCGCATGCAATACGCGAGCACCAGACGATGGCCGCATCCAGCACTGTGTGGCATCCGCAGGTTGTAACTTCTGGATTGTCAACCGATGAGCGCCGAATTTACCGCCGGAGGCTCGCAAGATCTGAAGCACAAACAGTTCGCAGCATTATTGAACAGTGGCGAGCCAGGCCTTTGCCAAATGGACGCACGGAGCCATGGAAGATTGCCGTTCTTGTGCGAAATCGAAGCCATCTGACGCATATTGTCTCTGCACTAAAACAAGACACAGGCTCTGGGCCGCTCCCTTTTCGTGCGATTGATATTGAGCCGTTGGGAGAACGTCCTGAGGTTTTGGATTTGTATGCTCTCACTCGCGCCCTGCTTCACCCTGCTGACCGCGTAGCGTGGCTTTCACTTTTGCGTGCGCCATGGTGTGGCCTGGAACTTGCGCAACTACACCTGCTGTGCGGAGCAGATGATGCCGCATGGTCCGAATCGACAGTTCCTCAGCTCATCATCGAACGCGGGCATGAGTTGAATGAAGGCAGCATCATGCTATTGCAACGTATTTGGCCAGTTCTCGTCTCCGCTTTGAGACAGCGATCACGCATTCCTCTTTCAGAGCTTGTGGAACGCACATGGCGTTCTCTTGGTGGGGATACATACCTGGTCAGCGAAGAAAAAGATAATGCCCGACAGTACTTCGCACTGCTGGATGAACTGGAACAGCAAAATGCTGTCATTGATCTAGCTCTTTTGAAACAAAGATTGAACCGGCTTTATGCCGCAGCCTCTTCATCAAGAGAGGCTGTCGATCTATTGACCATCCACGGATCCAAAGGCCTGGAATGGGATGTTGTCCTATTGCCCGGTATAGAAAAAACGAATCGCTCGAATCGCGGCCGGCTTTTGATCTGGGATGAATTCAACTCACCAGATGAACAAGGCTCACAGATTATTCTTGCCCCCATTGTAGGAAAAGGGCGCGATTCGGAGGCTCTCAACGAATGGTTGAAGCGGATACATCGCAGACGCGAGGCAGCCGAGTGCAAACGCTTGTTCTATGTCGCATGCACTCGCGCACGTGAAGAACTTCATTTGTTTGCCGCACCTGAGAGAAGGAGCGATCAGTCAATCCAGCTGAAGCCAGGAAGCCTGCTTGAAGCAGCATGGCCAGCTGCAGAAGAACATTTCGTTGATAGTAATATTTCGTCCAAACCTCTGATCGCTCCTATTTTCACTCTTCAGGAGATACCATCGGACCTTATTCTCCCCTCTCTTGCTGCTGAAGGCGAGGAGTATCGCAGGCAGACGCTCTTGCGTCTACCGCTCAACCTTCCGTTGCCAAGCCTCCCTCAAATCACGAAGCAGCCACAAATCGACAGGGGGGCGCCGCTCATCCGGTTCGAAAGACCTGAAGGCTCATTTGAGTCACGCGCTTGCGGAAATGTCATTCATGCCTTTATTGAGTTGCTTGCACAGCGGCTCCTCCTTGGCACCTCTGAGGAAGCTCTTCACGCGGAGATCACGACATGGCAACCCCGAATACTGACATTACTCCGGAATTATGGACTGTCCTCTGCAACGGCCGCGCGCCTTGCAGCACAGGCGCAACACGCACTGAAGGCAACACTTGAAGACGAGCACGGTCTGTGGATTCTCGGGCCACGCCATATGGCTGCAAGTGAATATGCGCTAATGACGGCGGATGAAAATCACGCGGGCATGCGATTCGATCGCATCTTTTATGCTGGTGACGCTCCACTGTCTGAAGGTGACGATTTTCTCTGGATCGTGGACTTCAAAACCACACCATACACTCGATCGGCATTGGATGGCTTTCTGGAGCGTGAACGAGATAAGTACGCACCACAAATGGCAGCGTACGCCAGCGCCATGCAAAATATCCGCAAAGGGAGCGGACTTCGACTTGGGCTCTACTATCCGATGCTGTCAAAGTTCATCTGGTGGGAACACGCTACGAAATAA
- a CDS encoding ABC transporter ATP-binding protein, whose amino-acid sequence MPSIGPSNFGAPGMKAADRPSRNTGRATSADLTASRPKPKLKKVLPEVWKLIKPRRLLLGGSFLLMVINRASGLILPASTRYLIDNVMGKHLLNQLPIIVGVVAAATIIQGITSFTLTQLLSMEGQRLIAELRMKVQAHIGWLPVAFYDENRTGTLVARIMTDVEGVRNLIGTGVIDFFGGVLTALFAFGYLIHLSVQMTLVTFVILVIFGLILQRAFKTIRPIFRERSKINAEVTGRLTESLGGVRVVKGYHAEASEAEVFSKGANRLLKNVISSLTAQSLMSLASTAVLGIVGALIMYLGAHQVVAGKLTTGGYVTYVMFLAFMIAPIVQLVSIGTQLTEAVAGLDRTTEILSEPTEDADPVRTRELGVIQGDVAFRDVTFAYENNKEVLHGISFESHPGTVTALVGSSGSGKSTIISLICAFHTATSGQVLVDGIDLATVRLSSYRSQLGVVLQETFLFDGTIRENILFSHPAATEEQFLEACRIARVDEFAERFEDGYETIVGERGVKLSGGQRQRLSIARAILADPRILILDEATSSLDSESEAMIQSGLNHLMKGRTTFVIAHRLSTIRRADQILVVEQGNIVERGMHDSLYALGGRYYDLYTRQHGLETNLFLAPGEGDTIEEAETSKA is encoded by the coding sequence ATGCCCTCAATCGGTCCGTCGAACTTCGGAGCTCCTGGAATGAAGGCAGCTGATCGTCCCTCACGAAATACCGGTCGTGCGACATCTGCCGATCTGACGGCTTCACGGCCTAAACCAAAGCTCAAGAAGGTGCTTCCGGAGGTATGGAAGCTGATCAAGCCTCGACGGCTGCTGCTTGGCGGCAGCTTCCTGCTAATGGTCATCAACCGTGCCAGCGGACTGATTCTTCCGGCTTCGACGCGCTACCTGATCGACAACGTGATGGGAAAGCACCTGCTGAACCAATTGCCGATCATTGTCGGAGTTGTTGCAGCAGCGACGATTATTCAGGGAATTACCTCATTTACGCTTACGCAACTGCTTTCGATGGAAGGCCAGCGGTTGATCGCGGAGCTGCGCATGAAAGTGCAGGCTCATATTGGCTGGCTTCCCGTTGCCTTTTACGATGAGAACCGCACTGGAACACTTGTCGCTCGTATCATGACGGACGTTGAAGGCGTTCGCAATCTGATCGGCACGGGCGTAATCGACTTCTTCGGTGGTGTGCTGACGGCGCTGTTTGCCTTCGGCTATCTGATCCATCTCAGCGTGCAGATGACGCTGGTGACCTTTGTGATTCTGGTGATCTTTGGCCTGATTCTGCAGCGAGCTTTCAAGACGATTCGTCCGATCTTCCGCGAGCGATCGAAGATCAACGCCGAGGTTACAGGCAGGCTTACCGAATCGCTGGGTGGAGTTCGCGTGGTGAAGGGCTATCACGCTGAGGCGAGTGAGGCCGAAGTCTTCTCCAAGGGCGCGAACCGCTTGCTGAAGAACGTCATCTCGTCGCTTACGGCGCAATCGTTGATGTCGCTAGCGTCAACGGCGGTGCTTGGCATTGTTGGTGCGTTGATTATGTATCTGGGCGCGCATCAGGTGGTTGCGGGGAAGCTGACGACCGGCGGTTATGTTACGTATGTCATGTTTCTGGCATTCATGATCGCGCCTATCGTGCAGCTTGTTTCGATTGGCACGCAGTTGACTGAAGCGGTTGCGGGACTGGATCGCACAACGGAGATTCTCTCAGAACCCACGGAAGACGCTGATCCGGTTCGAACGCGTGAACTTGGTGTGATCCAAGGCGATGTTGCTTTTCGCGATGTGACTTTCGCCTATGAGAACAACAAGGAAGTGCTGCATGGCATCAGCTTTGAGTCGCATCCGGGTACGGTGACGGCTTTGGTTGGGTCGTCAGGATCGGGTAAGTCGACGATCATCTCGCTGATCTGTGCTTTTCACACGGCGACAAGCGGTCAGGTTCTGGTAGACGGCATCGATCTGGCGACGGTTCGGCTTTCGAGCTATCGCAGCCAGCTTGGCGTTGTGCTGCAGGAGACCTTCCTGTTTGACGGTACGATTCGCGAAAACATTCTCTTCTCGCATCCGGCGGCGACGGAAGAGCAGTTTCTTGAGGCTTGCCGGATCGCTCGCGTGGACGAATTTGCGGAGCGGTTCGAGGATGGTTACGAAACCATTGTTGGCGAGCGTGGCGTGAAGCTTTCAGGAGGGCAGCGACAGCGGCTCTCGATTGCTCGTGCGATTCTGGCCGATCCGCGCATTCTGATCCTCGATGAGGCGACCAGCTCGCTCGATTCGGAGTCGGAGGCGATGATTCAGAGCGGACTGAATCACCTGATGAAGGGGCGAACGACATTTGTCATTGCGCATCGTCTTTCGACGATCCGCCGCGCCGATCAGATCCTTGTGGTTGAGCAGGGCAACATCGTAGAGCGGGGAATGCACGATTCGCTTTATGCGCTTGGCGGACGCTACTACGATCTCTACACGCGCCAGCATGGGCTGGAGACGAATCTCTTCCTGGCTCCGGGCGAGGGAGACACGATCGAAGAGGCGGAGACGTCGAAGGCCTGA
- a CDS encoding PD-(D/E)XK nuclease family protein, which produces MDQVQNLVELPRAVIDALDGGATVITSNQRTARTLRRAFDRRNREMGLESWQPASVFAWETWTATLWNGLLLDGHVSDLLLSRSQEHVVWRSIISADPEMRNTLRSVDSLADLAQDAWRLLGQYNAGKRFQGAAGSAESATFLRWASEFDRRCRNQQWMSSALLEARLQKLAAQLRLSSKVALLGFDDMLPSRAMLIESIRANGVELQQLDLSQPADERLLVCAEDDEQELKLVARWARQQMQRSANSRIAVIVPSLEERRNKINRVFRETLAPEMQNISVENHATPFEFSLGVKLSETPLVRVALDLLRWTKAPLPLERVSALLVSPLFAMIDAEGDARAIFDAFVLRKARFLRPEISLAAFTKEIARYRHRSRLLHLFGVLQALQEAADRYAVAASVRSYAEWSEAIHNLLRAGGWGRGSQEDSIEFQTRRRWEKALDELATLDFEGQRVKFDSALALLEKILQQILFAPESKEAPVQIMGPLEAAGSRFDAIWFLGAGDLTWPARSTANPLLPWHLQVDLGMPGTIATEDDRRACLIAERMMASASMIVFSYAEMTAAGKQRPTPAIESLPLSKADAMTLAITNEPAAPVDLEEFYDEMPLPTAPDMRIQGGADILRLQAACGFRAFAERRLWSTDLKNVEMGMDAAERGNVVHKTLEHFWNEVQTQSELKRMSTEQRNAALDRAIKHGLRKAVELSEQEWDTAYVEVQRQRLWTLLLPWIELELKRVPFDVKLSEKELKDVHIGPLRLSVRVDRVDACEEGDIIIDYKTGAARTADWQSERPDAPQLPLYAVLANTLQPETPLADVAFARMRPGRDMALDGFKEKITLEGSRTTTRRFSLDAQLGEWRKVLTDLAEAFHRGDARVDPKVFPLTCNYCSQRTLCRLDPAAFDEELDDEAAIDTGNG; this is translated from the coding sequence ATGGATCAGGTCCAAAATCTGGTGGAACTCCCGCGGGCGGTTATCGACGCATTGGACGGTGGGGCTACCGTGATCACCAGTAACCAGAGAACAGCCCGCACACTGCGGCGAGCCTTTGATCGTCGCAATCGGGAGATGGGTCTTGAGAGCTGGCAGCCCGCCTCCGTCTTTGCCTGGGAGACGTGGACTGCCACACTATGGAACGGCCTTCTTCTGGATGGTCATGTTTCTGATCTGCTATTGAGCCGTAGCCAGGAACACGTGGTCTGGCGCTCTATTATCTCTGCCGATCCTGAGATGAGGAACACATTGCGGTCGGTCGATTCGCTCGCCGATTTAGCACAGGATGCCTGGCGTCTGCTGGGGCAGTACAACGCAGGAAAAAGATTTCAAGGTGCTGCGGGGAGTGCCGAGTCGGCGACATTCCTGCGTTGGGCCTCAGAGTTCGACCGGCGATGCCGCAACCAGCAATGGATGTCATCCGCTTTGCTCGAAGCTCGCCTGCAGAAGCTAGCAGCACAGCTTCGTCTGTCTTCAAAGGTCGCTCTGCTTGGATTTGATGACATGCTGCCGTCTCGTGCGATGCTCATTGAAAGTATCCGTGCAAATGGAGTTGAGCTACAGCAGCTGGACCTATCGCAGCCAGCTGATGAGCGCTTGCTGGTGTGTGCTGAGGATGATGAGCAGGAGCTGAAGCTTGTAGCCCGTTGGGCACGACAGCAGATGCAGCGTTCTGCAAACTCACGAATTGCTGTTATCGTTCCCTCTCTTGAAGAAAGACGCAACAAGATCAATCGCGTTTTTCGTGAAACATTAGCTCCGGAGATGCAGAATATCTCCGTTGAAAATCATGCGACTCCTTTTGAATTTTCTCTCGGCGTAAAACTCTCTGAAACCCCTTTAGTGCGAGTCGCACTCGATCTACTCCGATGGACAAAGGCTCCTCTTCCCCTCGAACGCGTCAGCGCATTGTTAGTATCACCTCTGTTCGCGATGATCGATGCGGAAGGCGACGCGCGTGCGATCTTTGACGCGTTTGTGTTGCGAAAGGCGCGCTTCTTGCGTCCAGAGATATCGCTTGCGGCATTCACTAAAGAGATCGCACGATATAGACATAGATCGCGACTCCTACATCTTTTTGGAGTCTTGCAGGCACTTCAAGAAGCTGCAGATCGATATGCAGTTGCAGCCTCTGTGCGTAGTTATGCCGAATGGTCGGAAGCTATCCATAATCTTCTTCGCGCAGGAGGTTGGGGGCGAGGTAGTCAGGAAGACTCTATCGAATTCCAGACGCGCAGACGATGGGAGAAGGCACTGGATGAACTTGCGACGTTGGACTTCGAAGGCCAGCGTGTGAAATTCGACTCGGCTCTTGCATTACTTGAAAAAATCCTGCAACAGATCCTGTTCGCGCCCGAATCAAAAGAAGCTCCGGTTCAGATCATGGGGCCACTTGAAGCCGCAGGCAGCCGTTTTGATGCTATCTGGTTTTTAGGAGCAGGCGATCTTACGTGGCCTGCAAGATCGACGGCCAATCCTCTCTTACCGTGGCACCTGCAGGTTGATTTGGGTATGCCCGGCACGATTGCCACGGAAGATGATCGACGCGCATGCCTTATTGCAGAACGAATGATGGCGAGCGCATCTATGATCGTCTTTAGCTATGCGGAAATGACAGCAGCTGGAAAGCAAAGACCTACTCCAGCCATTGAAAGCCTGCCATTATCAAAGGCCGATGCAATGACGTTGGCCATCACGAATGAACCGGCGGCACCGGTTGATTTGGAAGAGTTCTATGACGAGATGCCTCTTCCCACCGCACCTGATATGCGGATTCAAGGAGGGGCCGACATTCTTCGTCTTCAGGCTGCGTGCGGGTTTCGTGCCTTTGCGGAGCGCAGATTGTGGTCAACAGATCTAAAGAATGTCGAGATGGGAATGGATGCCGCTGAACGTGGCAACGTTGTTCACAAGACACTCGAACACTTCTGGAACGAAGTTCAGACCCAAAGTGAATTGAAGAGGATGAGCACCGAGCAGCGCAATGCAGCATTAGACAGGGCGATCAAGCATGGCCTTCGCAAAGCGGTTGAACTGAGCGAGCAGGAATGGGATACCGCTTACGTGGAAGTGCAACGGCAACGTCTTTGGACATTGCTCCTGCCCTGGATCGAACTTGAACTGAAGCGAGTTCCGTTTGACGTGAAGTTGAGCGAAAAAGAGCTTAAAGATGTACACATCGGCCCCTTGCGCTTAAGCGTACGCGTCGACAGAGTGGATGCATGCGAAGAAGGCGACATCATCATCGACTACAAGACGGGAGCGGCGCGAACCGCTGACTGGCAAAGCGAGCGGCCGGATGCTCCCCAGCTACCCCTCTATGCAGTTTTAGCCAATACTTTACAGCCTGAAACTCCGTTGGCAGATGTGGCATTTGCTCGTATGCGCCCGGGCCGAGACATGGCGCTTGATGGATTCAAAGAAAAAATTACGCTCGAAGGTTCAAGGACGACTACGAGGCGCTTCTCTCTGGATGCGCAGCTGGGTGAATGGCGAAAGGTACTTACCGATCTCGCTGAAGCTTTCCATCGAGGAGATGCTCGAGTCGATCCAAAGGTCTTCCCGCTAACCTGTAATTACTGTTCACAACGAACTCTTTGCCGGCTTGATCCGGCAGCATTTGATGAGGAGCTAGATGACGAAGCGGCGATCGATACAGGGAATGGGTGA
- the phoU gene encoding phosphate signaling complex protein PhoU, translating to MRVKFHQSLDELKERLLIMAGMAEQAIQRSVEAYRTRDLSFCELVFRSEPAINRLEREIDQMALDLLAMEQPMAIDLRFILAVIRINADLERVGDQAVNIAVRVREMESYAHIDLPVDIPKLASLSLAMVRKALQAFIEGNAEMADSVFQMDDQVDEMNDAAYTALSSLIKEKPELTPQSLNALIIARNLERVGDHATNIAEDVIFWVRGADVRHHAPVQ from the coding sequence ATGCGGGTCAAATTTCACCAGAGCCTCGACGAGCTAAAAGAACGATTGCTGATTATGGCTGGAATGGCCGAACAAGCCATCCAGCGTTCGGTAGAAGCCTACCGAACACGCGATCTGAGTTTTTGCGAGCTCGTATTTCGCTCAGAGCCTGCAATCAACAGGCTGGAGCGAGAGATTGATCAGATGGCGCTCGACCTTTTGGCGATGGAGCAGCCAATGGCAATCGACCTCCGCTTTATTCTTGCGGTGATTCGTATCAACGCTGATCTTGAGCGCGTGGGAGATCAGGCAGTTAATATTGCGGTTCGTGTGCGCGAGATGGAATCTTACGCTCACATCGACCTTCCCGTAGATATTCCGAAGTTAGCATCGCTCTCGCTTGCGATGGTGCGCAAAGCTCTTCAGGCGTTCATCGAAGGAAATGCCGAGATGGCGGATTCTGTCTTTCAGATGGATGACCAGGTCGACGAGATGAACGATGCTGCCTATACCGCATTGAGTTCACTCATCAAAGAGAAGCCGGAATTGACCCCTCAATCACTTAATGCGCTGATCATTGCTCGCAATTTGGAGCGGGTCGGGGATCATGCTACCAATATTGCCGAGGATGTGATCTTCTGGGTTCGTGGCGCGGATGTTCGTCATCATGCGCCCGTTCAATAA